Proteins encoded in a region of the Diabrotica virgifera virgifera chromosome 4, PGI_DIABVI_V3a genome:
- the LOC114337285 gene encoding uncharacterized protein LOC114337285 isoform X2: MSKYMEILNFLFPNQNNGIFKIILMLHFTLSILGAMGSSASNIYVFYNFLIIIMILWSTREKENMELLRLVVALEICACLIDLFYLITLIHEVHQYVSFRGIISAITSLLNWISRPIIVSYIIRINNTQENESLSEDFENSRFQSAKKSSLRFESEKRDSIQNNPFESQYFAVSSQDDTHK, encoded by the exons atgtcaaaatacaTGGAGatactaaattttttatttccaaatcAAAACAATGGCATATTTAAG attattcTCATGCTTCATTTCACTCTCTCCATTTTGGGTGCAATGGGAAGTTCTGCAtcaaatatttatgtattttataattttctaattaTTATAATGATTTTGTGGAGCACCCGTGAAAAGGAAAACATGGAACTGCTGCGTTTA gtAGTTGCTCTCGAAATATGTGCGTGTCTTATAGACTTGTTTTATCTTATTACACTGATTCATGAAGTGCATCAGTATGTTT CATTTAGAGGTATAATATCTGCAATTACTTCATTACTTAATTGGATAAGTAGGCCTATAATAGTATCGTATATAATAAGAATAAACAATACTCAAGAAAATGAAAGCCTATCTGAAG attttgAGAATTCACGATTCCAGTCTGCGAAGAAAAGCTCACTAAGATTTGAATCTGAGAAGAGAGATTCAATACAAAATAATCCATTTGAGAGTCAATACTTTGCTGTTTCATCACAGGACGATACACataaataa
- the LOC114337285 gene encoding uncharacterized protein LOC114337285 isoform X1, which produces MAYLSFLGFSLYSKLPCTSVIASPLIFFPPRIILMLHFTLSILGAMGSSASNIYVFYNFLIIIMILWSTREKENMELLRLVVALEICACLIDLFYLITLIHEVHQYVSFRGIISAITSLLNWISRPIIVSYIIRINNTQENESLSEDFENSRFQSAKKSSLRFESEKRDSIQNNPFESQYFAVSSQDDTHK; this is translated from the exons ATGGCATATTTAAG TTTTCTGGGATTTTCTCTGTACTCCAAGCTTCCTTGCACATCTGTAATAGCCAGTCCTCTCATTTTCTTCCCTCCAAGG attattcTCATGCTTCATTTCACTCTCTCCATTTTGGGTGCAATGGGAAGTTCTGCAtcaaatatttatgtattttataattttctaattaTTATAATGATTTTGTGGAGCACCCGTGAAAAGGAAAACATGGAACTGCTGCGTTTA gtAGTTGCTCTCGAAATATGTGCGTGTCTTATAGACTTGTTTTATCTTATTACACTGATTCATGAAGTGCATCAGTATGTTT CATTTAGAGGTATAATATCTGCAATTACTTCATTACTTAATTGGATAAGTAGGCCTATAATAGTATCGTATATAATAAGAATAAACAATACTCAAGAAAATGAAAGCCTATCTGAAG attttgAGAATTCACGATTCCAGTCTGCGAAGAAAAGCTCACTAAGATTTGAATCTGAGAAGAGAGATTCAATACAAAATAATCCATTTGAGAGTCAATACTTTGCTGTTTCATCACAGGACGATACACataaataa